The Gemmatimonadaceae bacterium genome contains the following window.
TGCTCCGCCGCCCCAGATCGCGCGGGTGCACCCGCGGCCCGCACGCCAACAGCGGCACGCACTCGCGCGCGTGATCGGTGGATGCCGTGGTGGGGTCGTTCCCGTGGTCGGCGGTGATGAACAGCAGGTCGTCCTCGCGGAGGGCGGACAATAGTGCGGGAAGCGCTGCGTCGAACTGGCGCAGCGCCCCATAAAACCCCGGAACGTCGTTCCGGTGCCCGAATTGCTGGTCGAAATCTAGCAGGTTGGCGAACAGGAACCCATCGGCGCTCCCGTCGATCCACTCGCCGATGGCGGTCAATCCCTCAGCGTTGTCCGCGAAATGCCGCGACGTGATCCCCCGTCCGGCGAACAGATCGTCCACCTTTCCCACCCCGGTGCTGGGGATCCCCGCCTGCGCCAGTGCGTCGAGCAGCGTCTCCCCCGGCGGTTGGATGGAGTAATCCCGGCGGCTCTTCGTGCGCGTGTAGGCACCGGGCGTCCCCACGAATGGCCGGGCGATCACCCGCGACACATCGTGCGGCGGCACCAGCATCCGCCGCGCGGCCTCGCACCCGCCGTACAGCTCGTCGAGCGGAATCGTGCCCTCGTGGGCCGCGATCTGGAAAACGGAA
Protein-coding sequences here:
- a CDS encoding phosphopentomutase, producing MTKRAAIVVLDGVGIGAAPDAAAYGDVGSDTLGNLARAVPGGFDLPHLQAAGMGNIAALAGLGPTRHATCAWGLMEPKSAGKDSTTGHWEIAGLHLARPFPTYPHGFPPEVVDEFARLTGRAVLGNVVGSGTAVIDRFGPEQQRTGKWILYTSADSVFQIAAHEGTIPLDELYGGCEAARRMLVPPHDVSRVIARPFVGTPGAYTRTKSRRDYSIQPPGETLLDALAQAGIPSTGVGKVDDLFAGRGITSRHFADNAEGLTAIGEWIDGSADGFLFANLLDFDQQFGHRNDVPGFYGALRQFDAALPALLSALREDDLLFITADHGNDPTTASTDHARECVPLLACGPRVHPRDLGRRSTFSDLGATVAEWLGVAFRGRGTSFLPELVAS